From one Microbacterium sp. 10M-3C3 genomic stretch:
- a CDS encoding GNAT family N-acetyltransferase, whose product MEIEYDDDPARVDRAAVHRWLMTEAYWGRWRGEADIDAGIDGSWRVVGAYRRDTGALVGFARAVSDGVGFAYLADVFVDRSARGHGVGTGLVRTMIDERPGALFRWTLFTGDAHGLYAKFGFAAPDSTAMVRPAGDLRPRTATALASHEDVRPFGASPPP is encoded by the coding sequence GTGGAGATCGAGTACGACGACGACCCCGCCCGCGTGGACCGTGCGGCGGTGCACCGCTGGCTCATGACCGAGGCGTACTGGGGGCGGTGGCGAGGCGAGGCTGACATCGACGCCGGCATCGACGGATCGTGGCGCGTCGTCGGCGCGTATCGACGCGACACCGGCGCCCTCGTCGGCTTCGCCCGCGCCGTGTCGGATGGCGTCGGCTTCGCGTATCTCGCCGACGTCTTCGTCGATCGATCCGCACGCGGCCACGGCGTCGGCACCGGGCTCGTGCGCACGATGATCGACGAGCGACCGGGCGCGCTCTTCCGCTGGACGCTGTTCACGGGCGACGCGCATGGGCTCTACGCGAAGTTCGGGTTCGCCGCGCCCGACTCCACGGCCATGGTGCGGCCCGCCGGCGACCTGCGGCCCCGAACGGCAACAGCGCTCGCATCTCACGAGGATGTGCGACCCTTCGGAGCGAGCCCTCCCCCGTAG